The Halostagnicola larsenii XH-48 region GACCCACGACCTGCGAGACGTCAGCCGTCTCGCGGACCGGATCGTCGTGATGCGAGGGGGAGAGATACTCGAGGACGGCCCGTCGTCGCGGGTGCTAGAGCGCCTGGACGGCCTCGACGTGCGAGCACCGTCATGATCGCCACCATCGGCGCGATCGCCAGTATCGACGTAATCGCCGCCACACAGCGGGCGGGAGCCCTCGGACGCTGCCTCGAGATGTCCCATCACTCCGTCGAACGAACCGTCTCTGGGGGTGCTCGAGACGAATGTTGACCTACGAGCCGGACGATACCTTCGCACACCGCTTAGATCCGCGCTCGAAGCTGGCGGTAACGGTCGGATTCGCCGCGACGGCGCTTGCACACACCGAGGTCGTTCCGCTGATCGCGTTTACCGGCTTCGTGCTGGTCGGACTCGCCGTCGCGGGTGTCGGGCTCTGGCAAGCCCTGTACGGGTATCGCTTCGCGCTCGTGATCCTGGCGGCCGCGCCTGTCGTTTCGATGCTCACGCTCGGCTCTCCTTGGCTCGTCCTTCCGGACGCGGTCGGTCCCGCACTGGCCAGTTACCGCGTCCTCTTGCTCCTCCTGTTCAGCACCGCCTACGTCAGATCGACTCCGGCCCGCGACTCCCGAGCGGCGATTCAACGAACGATTCCCGGCAAACTCGGTCAACTGCTCGGCATGGGAGTCGGCCTGGTCTTCCGGTTCGTTCCGGTGGTCCTGAGCGATCTTCGACAGATTCGTCGAGCGATGGCCGCCCGACTCGGAACCGAACGCAGCACCGTCGACCGCGTCCGGCGAATCGGCATTCTCGGCCTCTCGAGAGCGTTCGCTCGAGCCGATCGGCTGTCGCTCGCGATGCAAGCGCGGTGTTTCTCGTGGAACCCGACGCTTCCCGCGCTCTCGTTCTCGCGGGTCGATTGGATCGTCTCCGCGCTCGGGCTTTTGCTCGCACTCTCGGCGCTGCTCTAGCCCGCCTACTCGTTCTCGCCGGTCGTACCGACCGGCGTCGGAATATCAGATCCGTCAGCTAACTGCCGTTCGAAAAAGTCCCGGTTCCGCCTGATCCGCGCTTCGTCCCACGTCCACCACTCGAGTTCGAGCAGTTTCTCTCTGATCTCCCGAGGGAATCGCCACTTGATGCGTTCGGCTGGGACGCCGCCGACGACCGAGTAGGGTTCGACGTCGCGCGTAACGACCGACCCGGCCCCGATAACCGCGCCGTCGCCGACAGTGACGCCCGAGAGAATCGTTGCGTCGACCCCGATCCAGACGTCGTTGCCGATCGTGATCGGACCGCTCGAGGTCGGCGGCAATTCGCTGTCGAGTACCTCGTCGTACAGTCGAATCTGCAGCGACGGTCTCCGCGTGTCGTGGTTGGTCTGCTGAAACGTGCTCCC contains the following coding sequences:
- a CDS encoding energy-coupling factor transporter transmembrane component T family protein — translated: MLTYEPDDTFAHRLDPRSKLAVTVGFAATALAHTEVVPLIAFTGFVLVGLAVAGVGLWQALYGYRFALVILAAAPVVSMLTLGSPWLVLPDAVGPALASYRVLLLLLFSTAYVRSTPARDSRAAIQRTIPGKLGQLLGMGVGLVFRFVPVVLSDLRQIRRAMAARLGTERSTVDRVRRIGILGLSRAFARADRLSLAMQARCFSWNPTLPALSFSRVDWIVSALGLLLALSALL
- a CDS encoding CatB-related O-acetyltransferase — encoded protein: MNLASTLDRVLSTAGYPSVAHGLINRYVEGIELEVARSARVSSGCLFRGSVDLGPRTRVSRGCILNGEVTVGKRTNFEPNCDVIGAVEFGRYCAIAKGSTFQQTNHDTRRPSLQIRLYDEVLDSELPPTSSGPITIGNDVWIGVDATILSGVTVGDGAVIGAGSVVTRDVEPYSVVGGVPAERIKWRFPREIREKLLELEWWTWDEARIRRNRDFFERQLADGSDIPTPVGTTGENE